From a region of the bacterium genome:
- the pelA gene encoding pectate lyase has protein sequence MRRALAIAILLLAVLPGRVQPAEIPLDGFAEGIKRWRDLHGEEDARYRPDQFEEIADNLLRYQRYSGGWRQNLDPTRILGGFEKLKVRLQKLLPGGSFDNENIFPQVRYLAAAYRRSGHSAYRDGSLRGLEFILAQQDPGCGGWPHTVPPRSRYESHLTIADGVMVHALSLLREVAAGAEPFDFIEPALRQRAAEAVVRGDACLLRLQVRQNGILSGWAGQYDMQSLAPAQGRAFEPPALDSRETVRILRYLMKLDPVSPEIAAAIEAGAGWLARVERKGWRLETFAAETQHYRFHTSHWDRRLVADPAGRLWARFYGLHDNRVLLATMEGKIVEDYAELPRERRTGYEWFGDWPRELLDSIKKGSASAP, from the coding sequence ATGAGACGAGCCCTCGCCATCGCGATCTTGCTTCTCGCGGTCCTCCCCGGCCGGGTCCAGCCGGCGGAGATCCCGCTCGACGGCTTCGCCGAAGGCATCAAGCGTTGGCGCGACCTGCACGGCGAGGAGGACGCCCGGTACCGGCCCGATCAGTTTGAAGAAATCGCCGACAATCTCTTGCGCTATCAGCGTTACAGCGGAGGCTGGCGCCAAAACCTCGACCCGACTCGGATCCTGGGCGGATTTGAAAAGCTCAAGGTCCGGCTCCAGAAGCTGCTGCCGGGCGGCAGCTTCGACAACGAAAATATCTTTCCTCAGGTCCGCTACTTGGCCGCCGCTTACCGCCGCAGCGGCCATTCGGCCTATCGCGACGGCAGCCTTCGCGGCCTCGAGTTCATCCTGGCCCAGCAAGACCCCGGCTGCGGCGGCTGGCCTCACACCGTCCCGCCGCGCAGCCGCTATGAGTCCCATCTGACCATCGCCGATGGAGTCATGGTCCATGCCTTGTCGCTATTGCGGGAGGTGGCGGCCGGAGCCGAGCCTTTCGATTTCATCGAGCCGGCTTTGCGTCAAAGAGCCGCCGAAGCGGTGGTCCGGGGCGACGCCTGCTTATTACGGCTCCAAGTCCGGCAAAACGGCATCCTCAGCGGTTGGGCCGGACAGTACGACATGCAAAGCCTGGCGCCGGCTCAAGGCCGAGCTTTCGAGCCGCCGGCTCTCGACTCGCGGGAGACGGTCCGAATCCTCCGATACTTGATGAAGCTCGATCCGGTCTCGCCCGAAATCGCCGCCGCGATCGAAGCCGGGGCCGGCTGGCTGGCTCGAGTCGAGCGGAAAGGGTGGCGGCTCGAAACTTTCGCCGCCGAGACCCAGCATTATCGCTTCCATACCAGCCATTGGGATCGCCGCTTGGTGGCCGACCCGGCGGGCCGGCTCTGGGCGCGATTTTACGGTCTGCACGACAACCGGGTTCTGCTGGCGACGATGGAGGGAAAGATCGTCGAGGACTACGCCGAATTGCCGCGGGAGCGCCGGACCGGCTACGAATGGTTCGGCGACTGGCCGCGGGAGCTGTTGGATTCCATCAAAAAAGGCTCAGCCAGCGCTCCATGA
- a CDS encoding glycosyltransferase, with translation MGDEKLRVLIVIGSLARGGGAERVAATLGNQLKARGHEVHSLTFYRAENAHPVEGVEHCFEERMVRSTLDAGWKMVQRAWKIRKLCRKHRIDLTVSFMEEANFCALFAKIFFFQRKKAIVSVRNNFRHSGRLYRFLIRLLYPAADRVVAVSRQIEAMLKGDFGLRNTVTIYNPIDADIEAKAAQPLEESYRWLGQRSTVFVAVGRQVRQKGHWHLIRAFQRVAPRRPEAILILLGSGELGEKLEGLIEACGLKGRVFRLGLHKNVLPFLRASDCFVMSSLWEGLPNAMIEALAAGLPVLSVDCSTGPREVLAPGLALDQTVSYPHRSACGTLLPPLPGEEWFLPIERRPLCQEEEALAEAMIAFEAPPEKRPPPECLERFGMDGIMERWLSLF, from the coding sequence ATGGGAGATGAAAAACTTCGGGTCCTGATCGTGATCGGCAGCCTGGCCCGGGGCGGCGGCGCCGAAAGGGTGGCCGCGACTCTGGGCAACCAGCTGAAGGCCCGGGGCCACGAGGTCCACAGCCTGACCTTCTATCGAGCCGAGAACGCCCACCCGGTCGAGGGAGTCGAGCACTGCTTCGAGGAGCGAATGGTTCGAAGCACGCTCGACGCCGGCTGGAAGATGGTCCAGCGGGCCTGGAAAATTCGGAAGCTCTGCCGAAAGCATCGGATCGACCTGACCGTCTCTTTCATGGAAGAGGCCAATTTCTGCGCCTTGTTCGCCAAAATCTTCTTCTTTCAGCGAAAGAAGGCCATCGTTTCGGTCCGCAACAATTTCCGGCACAGCGGACGGCTCTATCGTTTCTTGATTCGGCTCCTCTATCCCGCGGCCGATCGAGTGGTGGCGGTTTCCCGCCAGATCGAGGCGATGTTGAAGGGCGACTTCGGGCTTCGGAACACGGTCACCATCTACAATCCCATCGATGCCGACATCGAGGCCAAGGCGGCCCAGCCGCTGGAAGAGAGTTATCGCTGGCTCGGCCAGCGCTCGACGGTCTTCGTCGCGGTCGGCCGGCAGGTCCGGCAGAAGGGTCACTGGCATTTGATCCGGGCCTTTCAGCGGGTGGCGCCGCGGCGTCCCGAGGCGATCTTGATTTTATTGGGGTCGGGCGAGCTCGGCGAAAAGCTGGAAGGCTTGATCGAAGCCTGCGGCCTGAAGGGCCGGGTGTTCCGGCTCGGATTGCACAAGAATGTCTTGCCATTCCTGCGGGCGAGCGACTGTTTCGTCATGTCGTCTTTGTGGGAAGGCTTGCCGAACGCCATGATCGAAGCTTTGGCCGCCGGCCTGCCGGTCTTGTCGGTCGACTGCTCGACCGGGCCGCGGGAAGTTTTGGCTCCGGGGCTGGCGCTGGATCAGACGGTGAGCTATCCCCATCGCAGCGCTTGCGGGACCTTGCTTCCGCCGCTGCCGGGCGAGGAATGGTTCCTGCCGATCGAGCGCCGGCCGCTCTGCCAAGAGGAGGAAGCCCTCGCCGAAGCCATGATTGCCTTCGAAGCCCCGCCGGAAAAACGGCCGCCGCCGGAGTGTCTCGAGCGCTTCGGGATGGACGGCATCATGGAGCGCTGGCTGAGCCTTTTTTGA
- a CDS encoding ABC transporter ATP-binding protein: MSRWQDWKEYAAYYPRLKSKLALILGLSGLQAILLVPIALLTRRIFDELLPRGQFLPLALSAGAILLLYFSSHGVALYNRYLCLQISKRSIQGLRNDLIEKIYALSRHFFTHGDHAKIHSAIVQDTERVDVLTNAVVSMLLPSIAVGLALCLVLLYLNPLLFLVTALAVPPLFRLAQKMSAKVRRKVTLFRRDFEDFSSGIFFAIKKIDLTRMQAAEDSEIQRQQGTVDNLRRTGASMAWAISLFAVIQNSLAALVGILVLLVGGWQVLRGHASAGDLLSFYVVLALLREQARVLGESVPQVVAGEESLRNLFRMLRIEEASPYRGTRKTTFGGVIRAQGLVFGYDRGEVLKGVDFTLEPGKVFLLAGPSGAGKSTLLKLLLGFYKPREGSLSADGIGYEELDFKNFRRQIGIILQEPFLFSGTIAENLRYGSSDLSDADLVEAARLAAADQFIAGLPQGYETPVGEDGIQLSGGQSQRIALARALLKKPAMLIFDEPTSHLDNLSVHSLIENIRSISQRATVLIVSHDQRLFAMADQVFYLDDGRFRETPWEMKNFGS; the protein is encoded by the coding sequence ATGTCGCGTTGGCAGGATTGGAAAGAGTACGCCGCTTATTATCCCCGGTTGAAATCCAAGCTGGCCTTGATCCTGGGACTCTCGGGCCTCCAAGCGATCCTGCTGGTGCCGATCGCCCTCTTGACCCGCCGCATCTTCGATGAGCTGCTGCCGCGCGGCCAATTTCTGCCGCTGGCCCTGAGCGCCGGCGCGATCCTGCTGCTTTACTTCTCGAGTCACGGCGTGGCCCTTTACAACCGCTACCTTTGCCTGCAAATCTCCAAGCGATCGATCCAAGGCCTGCGCAACGACCTGATCGAGAAGATCTACGCCTTGTCGCGCCATTTCTTCACTCACGGCGATCACGCCAAGATCCATTCGGCCATCGTTCAGGATACCGAGCGGGTCGACGTCCTGACCAATGCCGTCGTCTCGATGCTGCTGCCCTCGATCGCGGTCGGTTTGGCCCTCTGCCTGGTGCTGCTCTACCTCAATCCCTTGCTGTTTTTGGTGACGGCGCTGGCGGTTCCGCCGCTCTTCCGCCTGGCCCAGAAAATGAGCGCCAAGGTTCGGCGGAAGGTGACGCTCTTTCGGCGGGACTTCGAGGACTTCAGCAGCGGGATTTTCTTCGCGATCAAGAAAATCGATCTCACCCGGATGCAGGCCGCCGAGGACTCGGAAATTCAGCGGCAGCAGGGCACCGTCGACAATCTCCGGCGCACCGGCGCCTCGATGGCCTGGGCGATCAGCCTCTTCGCGGTCATTCAGAACAGCCTCGCCGCCTTGGTCGGCATCCTGGTCTTGCTGGTCGGAGGCTGGCAGGTTCTGCGCGGCCATGCCAGCGCCGGCGACCTGCTGTCCTTCTACGTCGTGTTGGCCTTGCTGCGGGAGCAGGCCCGGGTCCTGGGCGAATCGGTTCCCCAAGTCGTCGCCGGCGAAGAGTCCCTGCGCAACTTGTTCCGGATGCTCCGCATCGAGGAAGCCAGCCCCTACCGCGGGACGCGCAAGACGACCTTCGGCGGGGTGATCCGGGCCCAAGGCCTGGTCTTCGGTTACGACCGCGGCGAAGTCCTGAAGGGCGTGGACTTCACGCTCGAGCCCGGCAAGGTCTTTCTGCTGGCCGGACCCAGCGGCGCCGGCAAGAGCACCTTGCTCAAGCTCCTGCTGGGCTTCTACAAGCCGAGGGAAGGGAGCTTGAGCGCCGACGGCATCGGCTACGAGGAGCTCGATTTCAAGAATTTCCGGCGCCAGATCGGCATCATCCTGCAGGAGCCTTTCCTTTTCTCCGGCACCATCGCCGAGAATCTGCGCTACGGCTCCTCCGACTTGAGCGACGCCGATCTCGTGGAAGCCGCCCGTCTCGCCGCCGCCGACCAATTCATCGCCGGCCTTCCCCAGGGCTACGAGACGCCGGTCGGCGAGGATGGCATTCAGCTCTCCGGCGGCCAAAGTCAGCGGATCGCGCTGGCCCGGGCCCTCCTCAAGAAACCGGCCATGCTGATCTTCGACGAGCCCACCTCGCATCTCGATAATTTATCGGTCCACAGCCTCATCGAGAACATTCGCTCGATTTCCCAGCGAGCCACGGTGCTGATCGTCAGCCATGACCAGAGACTTTTCGCGATGGCCGACCAGGTCTTCTACTTGGATGACGGCCGCTTCAGGGAAACGCCATGGGAGATGAAAAACTTCGGGTCCTGA